From the genome of Burkholderia cepacia ATCC 25416:
GGGCTCACCACGTACAAGAAGGGCTGGATCGCGATCCGCAACGGCAACCTGAACATCAACGCGCTGATGAGCATCGCGGTGACGGGGGCGATGGCGATCGGCCAGTGGCCCGAAGCCGCGATGGTGATGGTGCTGTTCACGATTGCCGAGCTGATCGAGGCGAAGTCGCTCGACCGCGCGCGCAATGCGATCCAGGGCCTGATGCAGCTCGCGCCTGACACTGCGACCGTGCAGGACGCCGACGGCTCGTGGCGCACGATCGAGGCCGCGCAGGTGGCGCTCGGCGCGGTCGTGCGCGTGAAGCCGGGCGAGCGGATCGGGCTGGACGGCGAGGTCGTCGCCGGCCGCTCGACGGTGAACCAGGCGCCGATCACCGGCGAGAGCCTGCCCGTCGAAAAGACGACCGGCGACGCCGTGTACGCGGGCACGATCAACGAATCGGGTTCGTTCGAATACCGCGTGACGGCGGTGGCGGCCAACTCGACGCTCGCGCGGATCATCCACGCGGTCGAGGAGGCGCAGGGCGCGAAGGCGCCGACGCAGCGCTTCGTCGACCAGTTCGCGCGTGTCTACACGCCGATCGTGTTCGCGGTCGCGCTGCTGGTGGCGGTGGTGCCGCCGCTCGTCGTGGGCGGTGCGTGGCACGACTGGATCTATCGTGCGCTGGTGCTGCTCGTGATCGCGTGCCCGTGCGCGCTGGTGATCTCGACGCCGGTGACGATTGTGTCGGGGCTCGCGGCCGCGGCGCGACGCGGGATTCTCGTGAAGGGCGGCGTCTATCTGGAAGAAGGGCGCAAGCTCGCCTGGCTCGCGCTCGACAAGACCGGGACGATCACGCACGGCAAGCCGGTGCAGACCGATTTCGACCTGCATGCGACCGATGCCGATGCGGTGCGGGTGCGGTACCTCGGTGCGAGCCTCGCGGCGCGCTCCGATCACCCGGTGTCGCAGGCGATCGCCGCCGCGGCCCGTGACGCCGGCACGACGGCATTCGCCGATGTGCAGGATTTCGAAGCGATCGTCGGGCGCGGGGTGCGCGGCACGATCGACGGCACGCGCTACTGGCTCGGCAACCACCGGCTCGTCGAGGAGCTCGAACGCTGCTCGACGGCGCTCGAAGCGAAGCTCGATGCGCTCGAGCGGCAGGGCAAGAGCGTCGTGGTGCTGGTCGACGAAGCGCGCGTGCTCGGCATCTTCGCGGTGGCCGACACGATCAAGGACACGAGCCGTGAAGCGATCGCCGATCTGCACGCGCTCGGCATCCGCACCGCGATGCTGACGGGCGACAACCCGCATACCGCGCAGGCGATCGCGAAGCAGGCCGGCATCGACGACGCGCGCGGCAACCAGTTGCCGGAAGACAAGCTCGCGGCGGTCGAGGAGCTGTCGGCCGGCGGCGCGGGCGCGGTCGGGATGGTCGGCGACGGGACCAACGACGCACCGGCGCTCGCCCGTGCCGACATCGGCTTCGCGATGGGGGCGATGGGCACCGACACGGCGATCGAGACCGCCGACGTCGCGCTGATGGACGACGACCTGCGCAAGATTCCCGCGTTCGTGCGGCTGTCGCGTGCGACGCATCGCGTCCTGGTGCAGAACATCGGCTTCGCGCTCGGCGTGAAGGTCGTGTTCCTCGGCCTCACGGTCGCGGGGCTCGGCACGATGTGGATGGCGGTCTTCGCCGACGCGGGCGCTAGCCTGATCGTCGTGGCCAACGGCTTGCGGCTGCTGTCGTCCTCCGGGGCGTTCGGCGGCGCGCAGGCCACGCGTTGAGGAGCGGGCGATGAGCTTTCTGAAGCGAATCCTGGGCGGCCATGGCGGTGGCCACGGCAATGGCGGCCACGGTGGCGGAGGCCACGGCGGTGGAGGCGGGCATCACGGCGTGCAGCGTCAGGACGCACACGGCGGCCACGACGCGCGCGGCCGCGATCGCCACGGCTGGGGCTGGCAGGCGCCGGCCGACGCCAGTGGCGGGCGAGGCGGCCAGGGCGGCAACGTGCCGCTGAGCCAGCTCGCGTGCGCCGGCTGCGGCGCGCTCAATGGGGCCGATGCGCGCTTCTGCGCGCAGTGCGGCGCGGCGCAACGCGGCAAGGCCTGCAGCCGCTGCCATGCGGCGCTGGCGGCCGACGCGCGGTTCTGTCCCGGCTGCGGGACGCAGGCGGCTTGAAGACGTCCGCGCGTTCGTGCCGGCTGCGCATGAGCACCGGCCGGCGCGCTTCGTTCGACGGCCGGCGCACCAGCCTGCCCGATATCGTCCCGGGCATGCTCGCGCCGGCAATATCGTCGCGGTCCGTCCAGATACACGGCTCCACGACGCCCCCTTTGCTCAGCGCAGCGGCAGATGAATTTCGGTACGGAGGTCGGCCGGCGCCGCATCCATCGGCGTGTTGAGGTACAGCTCGAACGGCGGCGCGTCGGCGGCTTCGCGGCCCGAATGACGCAGCCAGTCGCCGTAGAGCCACTGGTAGGCCGTCTTCAGATCCGCATACGGCCCCGTATGCAGCAGCACCGCGTATTCGCCGCCCGCGACCGTCGCGCGTTCGACCGGCGGCACGGGCTCGACGTCCGGCGCGCCGTCGGCCGGCATGAAACACGCCTTCGCGCGCAGCTGCGCTTCGGGCGTCGTGTCCGGATCGTCGTAGAAAATGCCGATCATCTTCGCGCCCGGGCCGATCAGCCCGTGCTGCCCGACCCAGGCGCCGATCCGCCCGAACGCGTCGCCGACCTTCATGTACGCGCCCGTGTGCGCCACCGCGTAGCCGCGCAGTTCCGGCAGCCGCCGGATTTCGACTTCATGCTTGAACATGTCTTCCTTTCCTCTCTGTAGTGGATAGATGGGCCGGTGGCTGCCCGTGCGCCGGTGCTGCGCGGGCGGCACACCGTATGCGTCGCGAAACGCCCGCGCGAACGCGTGCGTCGAACCGTAGCCCGCGCGCCGCGCGATCTCGTCGATCGGCCGTGCCGTGCACACGAGATCCTCGGACGCGCGCACGATCCGCATCCGCCGCACCGTCAGCACGATCGATTCGCCGTACAGCGCGCGATAGACGCGCTGCCAGTGATACGGCGACAGGCACGCGACTTCGGCGAGCCGGTTCAGGTCGAGCGGGCCGTCGAGGTGCGCGCGGATGTATTCGTGGACGCGCGCCACGCTTGCCGCGTAGCGGGCCCAGGCAGGCTGGTCGGGTTTCGTTTCGACGGTCATCGGCGTATCCGGGCAGGAACCGACGCCACGGTAGCACGGTGCGAATTGATAAATCTTGCGGAAATACGCAGGCGCGCCGACCCGTCGGGCCCTTTTTCATTTTGACGAAATGGGGTCTTGCCCCTCTGCGATCTATGACTAAAGTTAAAGACGGTGAAATCGGGTGATCGCGTCATTTTTCTCGGGTAAGTTGCTCCGTCGGGGCAGCACGCTTTTCGAAGTACGCAGGTAGTTCGTCGATGTCCAATCGCAACACCACGTTTTCGGGAGAAGAAGAAATGGATGCTTCCAGCTTCATCACGTCGCTGCAGACCACGCTAGGGGGGTATCTGCCAAAGATTGCCGGCGCGATCGGCATCCTGGTGATCGGCTGGCTGATCGCCGTCGTGGTGCGGGCCGGCGCGATGCGTCTGCTCGGCGCGCTGAAGGTCGATCAGCGGATCAACGAAAGCACCGGCCAGGGCGCATGCGTCGAGCGCATCATCGCCGGCGGCCTGTTCTGGCTCGTGCTGCTGGTCACCGCGGTGGGCATCTTCAACGTGCTCAACCTGTATGCGGTCTCCAACCCGTTCTCGCTGCTGGTCACCCACATCGTCAACTACCTGCCGAACCTGATCGGCGGCGCGGCGCTGACGCTGATCGCGTGGCTCATCGCGTCGCTGCTGCGCAGCCTCGCGAACCGCGCGCTGAAGGCGAGCAAGATCGACGACAAATTGTCCGAAGGCGCCGGCTTGCAGCCGATGAGCGGTTATCTCGGCGACGTGCTGTTCTGGCTCGTGATCCTGATGTTCCTGCCGGCGATCCTCGCGTCGTTCGCGTTGTCGGGGCTGCTGACGCCCGTGCAGGGGATGGTCGACAAGCTGCTCGCGATCGTGCCGAACCTGTTCGCGGCCGCGGTGATCGGCATCGTCGGCTGGATCGTCGCGCGCGTGCTGCGCGGCCTCGTGACGAACCTGCTCGTCGCCGCCGGCGCCGACCGCCTCACGCAGCGTCTCGACAGCCCGACGCCCGTGCGCGTGTCGAGCCTGATCGGCACGGTCGTCTACGTGTTCGTGTTCGTGCCGACGCTGATCTCCGCGCTCGACGCGCTGAAGATCGACGCGATCTCGGTGCCGGCCACCAACATGCTGAACCAGTTCCTCGGCGCGGTGCCGGACATCGTCGCGGCGATCGTGATCGTGCTGGTGACGTTCTACTTCGCGCGCTTCGTCGCGTCGCTCGCGCAGAAGCTGCTGGAAGCCGCGGGCGCCGACGGGCTCCCGGCCGTGCTCGGCGTCGAGCGCGTGTTCTCGGGGATCCTGCTGCCGTCGGTGCTGGTGGCGCGGCTGATCGTGTTCTTCGCGATGCTGTTCGCCTCGGTCGAAGCGGCGAACCGGCTCGGCTTCTCGCAGGTGCGCGACGTCGTCACGCTGTTCATCGAATTCGGCGGCCACGTGCTGACGGGCGGCGTGATCCTCGTGATCGGCGTGTGGCTCGCGGGCCTCGCGCGCCGCGTGATCGAGCAGGCCGACCGCGAGCACAGCGTGCTGTTCGCGCGCATCGCGCAATTCGCGATCCTCGGCCTCGTGTTCGCGATGGGGCTGCGCGCGATGGGCATCGCGAACGAGATCGTGCAGCTCGCGTTCGGCCTCGTGCTCGGTGCGATCGCGGTGGCGGTGGCGCTGTCGTTCGGCCTCGGTGGCCGCGAAGCGGCCGGCAAGCTGCTCGACCACTGGTTCAACCAGCGCGGCGGCGGGCAATAAGTCTTGCGCGTCGATCATCCGTCCGGCTGCTTCGTGCGGCCGGCGGCGGCGGTCGCAGCGGGGCGGGCCCGGCATCGGCGCCTTTCGCGCATCGGGAGGCCGTACACGCCCGGAACAGGCGTTTCCGTCAGCGAAATGTCAGCCGCGATCTTTGCCGAATTTCGATAACACGTCGTTTAATGACTCTCTAGCATCGATTCTCAGTCGCGCAGGCCGCCAGGCCCGGCGCATTTGAGGAGAGAGTCCGATGAAAGCAGAGTCGAATGACCGGCCCGCCGCCGGCGCCAAGTCGTCCGGCCAGCCCGCGCTGCAGCAGACGCTCGGGACCTGGCAACTGTGGGGCATCGCGGTCGGCCTCGTGATTTCCGGCGAATACTTCGGCTGGAGTTACGGCTGGGCGAGCGCCGGCACGCTGGGTTTCGTGATCACCGCGCTGTTCGTCGCGGCGATGTACACGACCTTCATCTTCAGTTTCACCGAGCTGACGACGTCGATCCCGCACGCGGGCGGCCCGTTCGCGTATGCGCGCCGCGCGTTCGGCCCGACCGGCGGTTATCTCGCCGGCGCGGCGACGCTCGTCGAATTCGTGTTCGCGCCGCCCGCGATCGCGCTCGCGATCGGCGCGTACCTGCACGTGCAGTTTCCGGGGCTCGAGCCCAAGCATGCGGCGATGGGCGCGTATCTCGTGTTCATGGCGCTGAACATCGTCGGCGTGCAGATCGCGGCGACCTTCGAGCTCGTCGTCACGCTGTTCGCGATCTTCGAGCTGCTGGTGTTCATGGGCGTCGTGTCGCCGGGCTTCGCGTGGAGCAACTTCATGAAGGGCGGCTGGTCGGGTGCCGATCATTTCAGCCTGGGCGCGTTCCACGGGATGTTCGCGGCGATCCCGTTCGCGATCTGGTTCTTCCTCGCGATCGAAGGCGTCGCGATGGCCGCCGAAGAGGCGAAGAACCCGAAGCGCTCGATTCCGATCGCGTACGTGGCCGGGATCCTGACGCTCGTCATTCTCGCGATCGGCGTGATGGTGTTCGCCGGCGGCGCGGGCGACTGGACCAAGCTCGCGAACATCAACGACCCGCTGCCGCAGGCGATGAAATACATCGTCGGCGAGAACAGCGGCTGGATGCACATGCTCGTGTGGCTCGGCCTGTTCGGCCTCGTCGCGTCGTTCCACGGGATCATCCTCGGTTATTCGCGCCAGATCTTCGCGCTGGCCCGCGAAGGCTACCTGCCGGAGTGGCTCGGCAAGGTGCATCCGCGCTTCAAGACCCCGCACCGCGCGATTCTCGCGGGCGGCGTGGTCGGCATCGCGGCGATCTACAGCGACGAGCTGATCCAGTTCGGCGGCCAGACGCTGACCGCGAATATCGTGACGATGTCGGTATTCGGCGCGATCGTGATGTATATCGTGAGCATGGCGTCGCTGTTCAAGCTGCGCCGCTCGCAGCCGAACATGGCGCGGCCGTTCCGCGCGCCGCTGTACCCGATCTTCCCGGCCTTCGCGATCCTGGCGGCGCTCGTCTGCCTCGGTACGATGGTGTATTTCAACGGGCTGGTCGCGCTGGTGTTCGTCGGCTTCCTCGCGGTCGGCTACGCGTACTTCCTCGCGACGCGTTCGCAGCGGGCGAGCGCGCCGGGCGACGCGCTGCTGGAGGAGTGAGCAGGTGAAGGTGAACGGCCGTTCCTGACGGCATCCGGCGCGCCCCGTCGAACGGGCGCGCCGTCGGCTTTTGGCAAGGCAAGGAGACTCGCACGATGTCCTATACGGAGACGATCGGCCCGCGCACGTACCGTTTCGCGGACCTGAAGACGCTGCTCGCGAAAGCGAGCCCGCTGCGTTCCGGCGACCAGCTCGCCGGTGTCGCGGCGGCGAGCGAGGAGGAGCGCGTGGCCGCGAAGATCGCGCTCGCGGGCGTGCCGCTGAAGGCGTTCCTGAACGAGGCGGTGATCCCGTATGAACACGACGAGGTCACGCGCCTGATCCTCGATGATCACGATGCGGCGGCGTTCGCGGAAATCTCGCACCTCACCGTCGGCGACTTCCGCAACTGGCTGCTGTCGCCGGCCGCCGACGGCGCGGCACTCGAACGGATCGCGCCGGGCCTCACGCCCGAGATGGTCGCCGCCGTGTCGAAGCTGATGCGCAACCAGGACCTGATCGCGGCGGCACGAAAGCGCCGCGTCGTCACGCGCTTTCGCAACACGGTCGGCCTGCCGGGCCGGATGTCGGTGCGGCTGCAGCCGAACCACCCGACCGACGACGTGAAGGGGATCGCCGCGTCGATGCTCGACGGGCTGATGTACGGCTGCGGCGACGCGATGATCGGCATCAACCCGGCCACCGACAGCCTCGCGGCGATCGTGAAGCTGCTCGCGATGATCGACGGGTTCCGCGAACGCTACGGCGTGCCGACGCAGTCGTGCGTGCTCACGCACGTGACCAACACGATCGCGGCGGTCGAGAAGGGCGCGCCGGTCGACCTGGTGTTCCAGTCGATCGCGGGCACCGAGAAGGCGAACGCGAGCTTCGGCATCTCGCTCGCGCTGCTCGGCGAGGCGCGCGAGGCCGCGCTGTCGCTCAAGCGCGGCACCGTCGGCAACAATCTCATGTACTTCGAGACGGGCCAGGGCAGCGCGTTGTCGGCGAACGCGCATTTCGGCGTCGACCAGCAGACCTGCGAAGTGCGCGCGTATGCGGTGGCGCGCAAGTTCGAGCCGTTCCTCGTGAACACGGTGGTCGGCTTCATCGGGCCCGAATACCTGTACGACGGCAAGCAGATCATCCGCGCGGGGCTCGAGGATCACTTCTGCGGGAAGCTGCTCGGCGTGCCGATGGGCTGCGACATCTGCTACACGAACCACGCGGAAGCCGACCAGGACGACATGGACACGCTGCTGACGCTGCTGGGCGCGGCCGGCATCAACTTCATCATGGGGATTCCGGGCGCGGACGACGTGATGCTGAACTACCAGAGCACGTCGTTTCACGACCAGCTCTACGTGCGCGAGGTGCTCGGCCTGCGCCGCGCGCCGGAATTCGAGGAGTGGCTGGAGACGATGGAGATCGCCGACGCGCACGGTGCATTGCGCGCCGCGAGCTCACGCGTGCCGCTGCTCGCGGGCGCGAACGACTGGATGGGGATTTCGGCATGAGCGACGCCGTCGAAAAGAATCCGTGGGGCCAGCTGAAGTCGTTCACGAACGCGCGGATCGCGCTCGGCCGCGCGGGCAACAGCCTGCCGACCGCGCCGCTGCTGGCCTTCAACCTGTCGCACGCGCAGGCGCGTGACGCGGTGCACCAGCCGCTCGACTCGGACGCGCTGCGGCGCGAGATCGAGGCGGCCGGCCTGCTGCCGACGCTCGGCGTGCAGAGCGCCGCGCCGGACCGTGACCACTATCTGCGCCGGCCCGATCTCGGCCGCAAGCTGTCGGACGACAGCCGCGGGCTGCTCGCCGGTTACGGCGCGGCGCTCGACGACGCGCCCGATGTCGTGTTCGTGGTCGGCGACGGGCTCTCGGCGTTCGCGGCCGCGAAGCAGGCACTGCCGCTGCTGCAGGCCGTGCGGCCGCGGCTCGACGCGGACGGCTGGCGGATCGGCCCGGTGGTGGTCGCGACGCAGGCGCGCGTCGCCCTCGGCGACGAGATCGGCGAGCTGCTGCGCGCGAAGGTCGTGGCGATGCTGATCGGCGAACGGCCGGGGCTCAGCTCGCCGGACAGCCTCGGCGTGTACCTGACGTGGGCGCCGAAGGTCGGCTGCCACGACGCGCTGCGCAACTGCATCTCGAACGTGCGGCCCGAAGGGCTGCCGTACGCGGCGGCCGCGCACAAGCTGCATTACCTGATGACGCATGCGCGCCGGCTTCAGCTGACGGGCGTCGGGCTAAAGGACGACAGCGACGCGCTGTTGCCGCAGGCGGAAGCGGAGCGGATCGGGGCGGACTGAAAACGGGCGCACGCGGGCCGCTCCCGCATCGCGGGTTGCGTGCTTTTCGGGCGGCAGGAGCGGCACGAGGGCGGCTGTCGAGGCGCCCGCCACCCGGCTACCTGAACAGCCGCTCGCACAGAAAATCGACGAACA
Proteins encoded in this window:
- a CDS encoding heavy metal translocating P-type ATPase — its product is MTDAQRTHDPRHRHAGGADACCADSRDTQTATVADAVPAAGERAHGHDHDHGDHGDAHRHGAACTHDHGAHDPSDHGHDHAEGSGHVHGDACSHDHGKHDHADHDHDHDHDHAAGDCCAPAALTLAPLPVAQATASGHVRSAFRIMQMDCPTEETLIRKKLGGMSEVSALEFNLMQRMLTVEHVPGAQPAIEGAIRTLGMTPEAAAAGAPASRVVDAPAKPWWPLALAGVAAIASEGATWAGLPVWLAAALALAAVLACGLTTYKKGWIAIRNGNLNINALMSIAVTGAMAIGQWPEAAMVMVLFTIAELIEAKSLDRARNAIQGLMQLAPDTATVQDADGSWRTIEAAQVALGAVVRVKPGERIGLDGEVVAGRSTVNQAPITGESLPVEKTTGDAVYAGTINESGSFEYRVTAVAANSTLARIIHAVEEAQGAKAPTQRFVDQFARVYTPIVFAVALLVAVVPPLVVGGAWHDWIYRALVLLVIACPCALVISTPVTIVSGLAAAARRGILVKGGVYLEEGRKLAWLALDKTGTITHGKPVQTDFDLHATDADAVRVRYLGASLAARSDHPVSQAIAAAARDAGTTAFADVQDFEAIVGRGVRGTIDGTRYWLGNHRLVEELERCSTALEAKLDALERQGKSVVVLVDEARVLGIFAVADTIKDTSREAIADLHALGIRTAMLTGDNPHTAQAIAKQAGIDDARGNQLPEDKLAAVEELSAGGAGAVGMVGDGTNDAPALARADIGFAMGAMGTDTAIETADVALMDDDLRKIPAFVRLSRATHRVLVQNIGFALGVKVVFLGLTVAGLGTMWMAVFADAGASLIVVANGLRLLSSSGAFGGAQATR
- a CDS encoding zinc ribbon domain-containing protein, whose product is MSFLKRILGGHGGGHGNGGHGGGGHGGGGGHHGVQRQDAHGGHDARGRDRHGWGWQAPADASGGRGGQGGNVPLSQLACAGCGALNGADARFCAQCGAAQRGKACSRCHAALAADARFCPGCGTQAA
- a CDS encoding AraC family transcriptional regulator, coding for MTVETKPDQPAWARYAASVARVHEYIRAHLDGPLDLNRLAEVACLSPYHWQRVYRALYGESIVLTVRRMRIVRASEDLVCTARPIDEIARRAGYGSTHAFARAFRDAYGVPPAQHRRTGSHRPIYPLQRGKEDMFKHEVEIRRLPELRGYAVAHTGAYMKVGDAFGRIGAWVGQHGLIGPGAKMIGIFYDDPDTTPEAQLRAKACFMPADGAPDVEPVPPVERATVAGGEYAVLLHTGPYADLKTAYQWLYGDWLRHSGREAADAPPFELYLNTPMDAAPADLRTEIHLPLR
- a CDS encoding mechanosensitive ion channel, yielding MDASSFITSLQTTLGGYLPKIAGAIGILVIGWLIAVVVRAGAMRLLGALKVDQRINESTGQGACVERIIAGGLFWLVLLVTAVGIFNVLNLYAVSNPFSLLVTHIVNYLPNLIGGAALTLIAWLIASLLRSLANRALKASKIDDKLSEGAGLQPMSGYLGDVLFWLVILMFLPAILASFALSGLLTPVQGMVDKLLAIVPNLFAAAVIGIVGWIVARVLRGLVTNLLVAAGADRLTQRLDSPTPVRVSSLIGTVVYVFVFVPTLISALDALKIDAISVPATNMLNQFLGAVPDIVAAIVIVLVTFYFARFVASLAQKLLEAAGADGLPAVLGVERVFSGILLPSVLVARLIVFFAMLFASVEAANRLGFSQVRDVVTLFIEFGGHVLTGGVILVIGVWLAGLARRVIEQADREHSVLFARIAQFAILGLVFAMGLRAMGIANEIVQLAFGLVLGAIAVAVALSFGLGGREAAGKLLDHWFNQRGGGQ
- the eat gene encoding ethanolamine permease, producing MKAESNDRPAAGAKSSGQPALQQTLGTWQLWGIAVGLVISGEYFGWSYGWASAGTLGFVITALFVAAMYTTFIFSFTELTTSIPHAGGPFAYARRAFGPTGGYLAGAATLVEFVFAPPAIALAIGAYLHVQFPGLEPKHAAMGAYLVFMALNIVGVQIAATFELVVTLFAIFELLVFMGVVSPGFAWSNFMKGGWSGADHFSLGAFHGMFAAIPFAIWFFLAIEGVAMAAEEAKNPKRSIPIAYVAGILTLVILAIGVMVFAGGAGDWTKLANINDPLPQAMKYIVGENSGWMHMLVWLGLFGLVASFHGIILGYSRQIFALAREGYLPEWLGKVHPRFKTPHRAILAGGVVGIAAIYSDELIQFGGQTLTANIVTMSVFGAIVMYIVSMASLFKLRRSQPNMARPFRAPLYPIFPAFAILAALVCLGTMVYFNGLVALVFVGFLAVGYAYFLATRSQRASAPGDALLEE
- a CDS encoding ethanolamine ammonia-lyase subunit EutB; this encodes MSYTETIGPRTYRFADLKTLLAKASPLRSGDQLAGVAAASEEERVAAKIALAGVPLKAFLNEAVIPYEHDEVTRLILDDHDAAAFAEISHLTVGDFRNWLLSPAADGAALERIAPGLTPEMVAAVSKLMRNQDLIAAARKRRVVTRFRNTVGLPGRMSVRLQPNHPTDDVKGIAASMLDGLMYGCGDAMIGINPATDSLAAIVKLLAMIDGFRERYGVPTQSCVLTHVTNTIAAVEKGAPVDLVFQSIAGTEKANASFGISLALLGEAREAALSLKRGTVGNNLMYFETGQGSALSANAHFGVDQQTCEVRAYAVARKFEPFLVNTVVGFIGPEYLYDGKQIIRAGLEDHFCGKLLGVPMGCDICYTNHAEADQDDMDTLLTLLGAAGINFIMGIPGADDVMLNYQSTSFHDQLYVREVLGLRRAPEFEEWLETMEIADAHGALRAASSRVPLLAGANDWMGISA
- the eutC gene encoding ethanolamine ammonia-lyase subunit EutC: MSDAVEKNPWGQLKSFTNARIALGRAGNSLPTAPLLAFNLSHAQARDAVHQPLDSDALRREIEAAGLLPTLGVQSAAPDRDHYLRRPDLGRKLSDDSRGLLAGYGAALDDAPDVVFVVGDGLSAFAAAKQALPLLQAVRPRLDADGWRIGPVVVATQARVALGDEIGELLRAKVVAMLIGERPGLSSPDSLGVYLTWAPKVGCHDALRNCISNVRPEGLPYAAAAHKLHYLMTHARRLQLTGVGLKDDSDALLPQAEAERIGAD